ACCACGCGGTCCATGCCGACGCCGGCCGCGGCGAGCGTGCGCTTGACGTTCTCGAGCAGCTGACGCGTTTCCGGTTGAATGCCACCGGGCACCAGCGTACCGTCGGGCTTGGTACCGAGCGTGCCCGACACGAATAGGATATTGCCGACGCGCACCGCGGGCGAGAACGGGTTGGCCGGCGGTCCGTCGGGATGAATGAACTGCGGCTCGGCGCTCGTGCGCACCGACTTGCGACAGGCGGACGCGAACGGCACCACGGCCATGAGGGCCAGCGACGTGATGTGTCGTATAGCCACGGGCAGAATAGACGTCATCCGACATCTTCCCGCCGCTCACGCGGCGTG
This genomic window from Gemmatimonas sp. contains:
- a CDS encoding RidA family protein, which encodes MAIRHITSLALMAVVPFASACRKSVRTSAEPQFIHPDGPPANPFSPAVRVGNILFVSGTLGTKPDGTLVPGGIQPETRQLLENVKRTLAAAGVGMDRVVKCTVFLADLKEWPAMNEVYRSYFSNGNYPARTAVQATLLFGARVEMECAAAAK